The Paracoccus liaowanqingii genome window below encodes:
- a CDS encoding acyl-homoserine-lactone synthase, whose protein sequence is MQTTTLSFSNLHNHGELFANLFRARKQSFIVQQNWSLPESEDMEFDQYDTPQSRWIAIHDKGLILAGIRLTPTSARCGIYSYMIRDAQEGILGGSIPQDLLYDKAPVDAQVWECSRVFVSHAIPQAYRRKVHFAMVDAMTGSARDLGATQLIALTGSHWPRWYGRCGLTAAAIGPKMQIDDGEFQCVAIDLTAKMH, encoded by the coding sequence ATGCAGACCACGACGCTTTCCTTTTCCAATCTCCACAACCACGGAGAGCTGTTCGCCAACCTGTTCCGCGCCCGCAAGCAAAGCTTCATCGTCCAGCAGAACTGGAGCCTCCCCGAATCCGAGGACATGGAGTTCGACCAGTACGACACGCCGCAAAGCCGCTGGATCGCCATCCATGACAAGGGCCTGATCCTGGCGGGCATCCGCCTGACGCCGACCTCGGCCCGCTGCGGCATCTATTCCTACATGATCCGCGATGCGCAGGAGGGGATCCTGGGCGGCTCGATCCCGCAGGACCTGCTGTACGACAAGGCGCCGGTCGATGCGCAGGTCTGGGAATGCTCGCGCGTCTTCGTCAGCCATGCGATCCCGCAGGCCTATCGCCGCAAGGTGCATTTCGCGATGGTCGACGCGATGACCGGATCGGCCCGCGATCTGGGCGCCACGCAGCTGATCGCGCTGACCGGGTCGCACTGGCCGCGCTGGTACGGCCGCTGCGGCCTGACCGCCGCCGCGATCGGCCCCAAGATGCAGATCGACGACGGCGAGTTCCAGTGCGTCGCCATCGACCTGACCGCCAAAATGCACTAG
- a CDS encoding helix-turn-helix transcriptional regulator, producing MSSRADINGGLRKLGTIAQAGYFVGLHIRFAAPLMQFQTYAEEWSEFYSKNAYALRDPTIAWGFSTTGACRWSALPIPDPFNILRDAADHGLTYGLTFSTGPIASRTIASFARADREFSDKEIEEVATTVQRLHELTEPPASLTKAQKEALRCIAQGDRHAAAAAKLGITESAFKARLISVRERLKARTTAEALQRAKEYRLL from the coding sequence ATGTCATCACGTGCAGACATTAACGGTGGACTTCGGAAACTGGGCACGATCGCCCAGGCCGGATATTTTGTAGGCCTGCACATCCGTTTTGCAGCCCCTCTGATGCAATTCCAGACTTATGCAGAAGAATGGTCCGAATTCTATTCCAAGAACGCCTACGCGCTTCGCGACCCCACCATTGCCTGGGGGTTCTCGACGACCGGGGCCTGCCGCTGGTCTGCCCTGCCGATCCCCGATCCGTTCAACATCCTGCGCGATGCGGCGGATCACGGGCTGACCTACGGGCTGACCTTCTCCACCGGCCCCATCGCCTCGCGCACCATCGCCTCGTTCGCCCGGGCGGACCGCGAGTTCTCGGACAAGGAGATCGAGGAGGTCGCGACCACGGTGCAGCGACTGCACGAGCTGACCGAGCCGCCGGCCAGCCTGACCAAGGCCCAGAAGGAAGCCCTGCGCTGCATTGCGCAAGGCGACCGGCATGCCGCCGCCGCCGCCAAGCTTGGCATCACCGAAAGCGCGTTCAAGGCCCGGCTGATCTCGGTCCGCGAACGCCTGAAGGCCCGCACCACGGCCGAGGCGCTGCAAAGGGCCAAGGAATACCGGTTGCTGTAG
- the rplQ gene encoding 50S ribosomal protein L17: MRHARGYRRLNRTHEHRKALFANMSGSLIEHEQIKTTLPKAKELRPIVEKLITLAKRGDLHARRQANSQLKQDMHVAKLFDVLGERYKDRQGGYVRIMKAGFRYGDMAPMAIIELVDRDTSAKGAADRARLETEFASED; the protein is encoded by the coding sequence ATGCGTCACGCTCGCGGCTATCGCCGCCTCAACCGGACCCACGAACACCGCAAGGCGCTGTTCGCCAACATGTCGGGCTCGCTCATCGAGCACGAGCAGATCAAGACCACCTTGCCGAAAGCCAAGGAACTGCGTCCGATCGTCGAGAAACTGATCACGCTGGCCAAGCGTGGCGACCTGCATGCGCGCCGCCAGGCGAATTCGCAGCTCAAGCAGGACATGCACGTGGCCAAGCTGTTCGACGTCCTGGGCGAGCGCTACAAGGACCGTCAGGGCGGCTATGTCCGCATCATGAAGGCCGGCTTCCGCTATGGCGACATGGCCCCGATGGCGATCATCGAGCTGGTCGACCGCGACACCTCGGCCAAGGGTGCGGCGGACCGCGCGCGTCTTGAAACCGAATTCGCCTCGGAAGACTGA
- a CDS encoding DNA-directed RNA polymerase subunit alpha, protein MIHKNWAELIKPTQLVVKPGADATRTATLVAEPLERGFGLTLGNALRRVLMSSLQGGAITAVQIDNVLHEFSSVAGVREDVTDIVLNLKGVTLKMDVEGPKRLTLSAKGPGEVKASDIQETAGITVLNRDHVICHLDDGAELNMELTVQTGKGYVAADKNRPEDAPIGLIPIDAIFSPVKRVSYEVQPTREGQVLDYDKLTMKIETDGSLTPEDAVAYAARIVQDQLSVFVNFDEPESATRQDSDDGLEFDPRLLKKVDELELSVRSANCLKNDNIVYIGDLIQKTEAEMLRTPNFGRKSLNEIKEVLSGMGLHLGMDVVDWPPENIEDLAKRFDDQF, encoded by the coding sequence ATGATCCACAAGAATTGGGCCGAACTGATCAAGCCCACCCAGCTGGTCGTCAAGCCGGGCGCCGACGCGACCCGCACGGCAACTCTGGTTGCCGAGCCGCTGGAGCGGGGCTTCGGCCTGACGCTTGGCAACGCGCTGCGCCGCGTGCTGATGTCGTCGCTGCAGGGCGGCGCCATCACCGCCGTGCAGATCGATAACGTCCTGCACGAGTTCAGCAGCGTCGCGGGCGTCCGCGAGGACGTGACCGACATCGTCCTGAACCTCAAGGGCGTCACGCTCAAGATGGACGTCGAAGGCCCCAAGCGCCTGACCCTGTCCGCCAAGGGCCCGGGCGAGGTCAAGGCCAGCGACATCCAGGAAACGGCCGGCATCACCGTGCTGAACCGCGACCATGTCATCTGCCACCTCGACGATGGCGCCGAACTGAACATGGAACTGACCGTGCAGACGGGCAAGGGCTATGTTGCCGCAGACAAGAACCGTCCCGAGGATGCGCCCATCGGGCTGATCCCGATCGACGCGATCTTCTCGCCGGTCAAGCGCGTCAGCTACGAGGTCCAGCCCACCCGCGAGGGGCAGGTCCTGGACTATGACAAGCTGACCATGAAGATCGAGACCGACGGATCGCTGACCCCCGAGGATGCCGTGGCCTATGCCGCGCGCATCGTCCAGGACCAGCTGTCGGTGTTCGTGAACTTCGACGAGCCCGAATCGGCGACGCGCCAGGACAGCGACGATGGCCTGGAATTCGATCCGCGCCTGCTGAAGAAGGTCGACGAGCTGGAGCTATCGGTCCGTTCGGCCAACTGCCTCAAGAACGACAACATCGTCTATATCGGCGACCTGATCCAGAAGACCGAGGCCGAGATGCTGCGGACCCCGAACTTCGGCCGCAAGTCCTTGAACGAGATCAAGGAAGTGCTGTCGGGCATGGGCCTGCATCTGGGCATGGACGTGGTCGACTGGCCGCCGGAGAACATCGAGGATCTGGCCAAGCGTTTCGACGACCAGTTCTGA
- the rpsK gene encoding 30S ribosomal protein S11, whose protein sequence is MARDKTRMKRKERKNIATGVAHVNSSFNNTKILISDVQGNAIAWSSAGTMGFKGSRKSTPYAAQMAAEDAGRKAQEHGVRTLDVEVQGPGSGRESALRALAAAGFNITAIRDVTPIAHNGCRPPKRRRV, encoded by the coding sequence ATGGCACGTGACAAGACCCGCATGAAGCGCAAGGAACGCAAGAACATCGCCACCGGCGTTGCGCATGTGAATTCCAGCTTCAACAACACCAAGATCCTGATCTCGGACGTCCAGGGCAATGCGATCGCATGGTCCTCGGCCGGCACGATGGGCTTCAAGGGTTCGCGCAAGTCGACCCCCTACGCTGCCCAGATGGCTGCCGAAGACGCCGGCCGCAAGGCGCAGGAACATGGCGTCCGCACGCTGGACGTCGAAGTCCAGGGCCCCGGTTCGGGCCGCGAATCGGCGCTGCGCGCGCTGGCCGCCGCCGGCTTCAACATCACGGCCATCCGTGACGTGACGCCGATCGCCCATAACGGCTGCCGCCCGCCCAAGCGTCGGCGCGTCTGA
- the rpsM gene encoding 30S ribosomal protein S13: MARIAGVNIPTGKRVPIALTYIHGIGSLFATQICEATGIDQSRRINDLSDAEVLSIREYIDANLTVEGDLRREVQMNIKRMMDLGSYRGLRHRRGLPVRGQRTHTNARTRKGPAKPIAGKKK, translated from the coding sequence GTGGCTCGTATTGCTGGCGTCAACATTCCGACGGGGAAACGCGTCCCCATCGCACTGACCTACATCCATGGCATCGGCTCGCTCTTCGCGACGCAGATCTGCGAAGCGACCGGGATCGACCAGTCCCGCCGCATCAACGACCTGTCGGATGCCGAGGTCCTGTCCATCCGCGAATACATCGATGCCAACCTGACCGTCGAGGGCGACCTGCGCCGCGAAGTCCAGATGAACATCAAGCGCATGATGGACCTGGGCTCGTATCGCGGTCTTCGCCACCGTCGCGGCCTTCCGGTCCGTGGCCAGCGCACGCACACCAATGCGCGCACCCGCAAGGGCCCGGCCAAGCCGATCGCCGGCAAGAAGAAATAA
- a CDS encoding adenylate kinase, whose amino-acid sequence MTINIILLGPPGAGKGTQARRLVEERGMVQLSTGDMLRAARSSGTEMGRMVAGVMDRGELVTDEIVIGLIREQLASGGNGFIFDGFPRTLPQADALGALLAETGMTLDAVIEMQVDDEALVRRITGRFTCGNCGEVYHDETKPTQVPGTCDACGSTNLMRRADDNADSLKTRLLEYYKKTSPLIGYYYAKDKLAQVDGLAEMDEVSSQIAAALTA is encoded by the coding sequence ATGACCATCAACATCATCCTGCTGGGGCCGCCGGGCGCGGGCAAGGGCACCCAGGCCCGGCGCCTCGTCGAGGAGCGGGGCATGGTCCAGCTGTCCACCGGGGACATGCTGCGCGCCGCGCGGTCCTCGGGGACCGAGATGGGCCGGATGGTGGCCGGGGTTATGGATCGGGGCGAGCTGGTCACCGACGAGATCGTCATCGGCCTGATCCGCGAGCAGCTGGCCTCTGGCGGCAACGGCTTCATCTTCGACGGCTTCCCCCGCACCCTGCCGCAGGCCGATGCCTTGGGCGCGCTGCTGGCCGAGACCGGGATGACCCTGGACGCGGTGATCGAGATGCAGGTCGATGACGAGGCGCTGGTGCGCCGCATCACCGGCCGCTTCACCTGCGGCAATTGCGGCGAGGTCTATCACGACGAGACGAAGCCCACGCAGGTGCCCGGCACCTGCGACGCCTGCGGATCGACCAACCTGATGCGGCGGGCCGACGACAATGCCGACAGCCTCAAGACGCGGCTGCTGGAATATTACAAGAAGACCTCGCCGCTGATCGGCTACTACTATGCCAAGGACAAGCTGGCGCAGGTCGACGGGCTGGCCGAGATGGACGAGGTATCGTCCCAGATTGCCGCCGCGCTGACGGCTTGA
- the secY gene encoding preprotein translocase subunit SecY: MASAAEQMAANLSWGQLGRATELRQRIWFTIGVLIMYRIGTYIPVPGIDGAALRNFMEQASTGIGGMLSMFTGGALGRMGVFALGIMPYISASIIVQLLTSMVPSLEQLKKEGEQGRKKINQYTRYGTVALALFQAYGLARSLEAGGLAHEPGLFFQASVVITLVGGTMFLMWLGEQITARGVGNGISLIIFVGILAEIPAALATFFQQGRTGAISTPVILFVIVMLVAIIAFVVFMERALRKIRIQYPRRQVGMKVYDGQTSHLPVKVNPAGVIPAIFASSLLLLPITISTFSGNEAGPVMSVILAYFGPGQPLYLLFFAAMIVFFTYFYTQNVSFKTDDVAENLKNQGGFIPGIRPGKRTQDYLDYVVNRLLVIGSGYLALVCLMPEILRDQFSIPVYLGGTSVLIVVSVTMDTINQVQSHLLAHQYEGLIEKSQLRGKRKPGTPKPRRTPSRR; the protein is encoded by the coding sequence ATGGCGTCAGCCGCAGAACAGATGGCCGCGAACCTCTCCTGGGGGCAGCTCGGCCGGGCCACGGAACTTCGCCAGCGGATCTGGTTCACGATCGGCGTGCTGATCATGTACCGCATCGGCACCTACATCCCGGTGCCTGGCATCGACGGCGCCGCGCTGCGCAACTTCATGGAGCAGGCGTCCACCGGCATCGGCGGCATGCTGTCCATGTTCACCGGCGGCGCGCTTGGCCGGATGGGCGTCTTCGCGCTTGGCATCATGCCCTACATCTCGGCCTCGATCATCGTGCAGCTTCTGACCTCGATGGTCCCGTCGCTGGAACAGCTGAAGAAGGAAGGCGAGCAGGGCCGCAAGAAGATCAACCAGTACACCCGCTATGGCACCGTGGCGCTGGCGCTGTTCCAGGCCTATGGCCTGGCCCGCAGCCTGGAGGCCGGGGGCCTGGCGCACGAGCCGGGGCTGTTCTTCCAGGCATCGGTGGTCATCACGCTGGTCGGCGGCACCATGTTCCTGATGTGGCTGGGCGAGCAGATCACCGCGCGCGGCGTCGGCAACGGCATCTCGCTGATCATCTTCGTGGGCATCCTGGCCGAGATCCCGGCCGCGCTGGCGACCTTCTTCCAGCAGGGCCGCACGGGCGCCATCTCGACCCCGGTGATCCTGTTCGTGATCGTGATGCTGGTGGCCATCATCGCCTTCGTGGTCTTCATGGAACGGGCGCTGCGCAAGATCCGCATCCAGTATCCCCGGCGCCAGGTCGGCATGAAGGTCTATGACGGCCAGACCAGCCACCTGCCGGTCAAGGTCAACCCCGCCGGCGTGATCCCCGCGATCTTCGCCAGCTCGCTTCTGCTGCTGCCGATCACCATCTCGACCTTCTCGGGCAACGAGGCCGGGCCGGTCATGTCGGTGATCCTGGCCTATTTCGGCCCCGGGCAGCCGCTGTACCTGCTGTTCTTCGCGGCGATGATCGTCTTCTTCACCTACTTCTACACCCAGAACGTGTCCTTCAAGACCGACGACGTGGCCGAGAACCTGAAGAACCAGGGCGGCTTCATCCCCGGCATCCGGCCGGGCAAGCGGACCCAGGACTATCTGGACTATGTGGTGAACCGCCTGCTGGTCATCGGCTCGGGCTATCTGGCCCTCGTCTGCCTGATGCCCGAGATCCTGCGCGACCAGTTCTCGATCCCGGTCTATCTGGGCGGCACCTCGGTGCTGATCGTGGTCTCGGTCACCATGGACACGATCAACCAGGTGCAGAGCCACCTGCTGGCGCATCAGTACGAGGGGCTGATCGAGAAATCGCAGCTGCGCGGCAAGCGCAAGCCCGGCACGCCCAAGCCGCGCCGCACACCGTCGCGGCGCTGA
- the rplO gene encoding 50S ribosomal protein L15, whose protein sequence is MKLHEIRDNDGANRTKKRVARGPGSGKGKTAGRGIKGQKSRSGVAIGGYEGGQMPLYRRLPKRGFTKPNAKHYAVVNLGQIQGFIDAGKIDGAAELTEDALVASGLVRRKLDGIRLLAKGELKGGLTITVTGASKAAVEAVEKAGGKVQLPAQAAAAAE, encoded by the coding sequence ATGAAACTGCATGAAATCCGCGACAACGACGGCGCCAACCGCACCAAGAAGCGCGTCGCGCGCGGCCCGGGTTCGGGCAAGGGCAAGACCGCCGGGCGCGGCATCAAGGGTCAGAAGTCCCGCTCGGGTGTGGCCATCGGCGGATACGAGGGCGGCCAGATGCCGCTGTACCGCCGCCTGCCCAAGCGCGGCTTCACCAAGCCGAACGCCAAGCATTATGCCGTCGTGAACCTGGGCCAGATCCAGGGCTTCATCGACGCCGGCAAGATCGACGGCGCGGCCGAACTGACCGAGGACGCGCTGGTCGCGTCGGGCCTGGTGCGCCGCAAGCTGGACGGCATCCGTCTGCTGGCCAAGGGCGAGCTGAAGGGTGGCCTGACCATCACCGTCACGGGCGCGTCGAAGGCGGCCGTCGAGGCGGTCGAGAAAGCCGGCGGCAAGGTCCAGCTGCCCGCGCAAGCAGCAGCGGCGGCTGAATAA
- the rpmD gene encoding 50S ribosomal protein L30, which yields MATIVVKQIGSPIRRPAEQRATLKGLGLNKMNRTRELEDTPSVRGMVNKIPHLVTIIEEKN from the coding sequence ATGGCAACCATCGTCGTCAAGCAGATCGGGTCCCCGATCCGCCGCCCCGCCGAACAGCGCGCGACCCTGAAGGGTCTGGGCCTGAACAAGATGAACCGCACCCGCGAGTTGGAGGACACTCCCTCCGTGCGCGGCATGGTCAACAAGATCCCGCATCTTGTGACCATCATCGAAGAAAAGAACTGA
- the rpsE gene encoding 30S ribosomal protein S5: MAERDNNRRGGRNDREENPEFQDRLVAINRVSKTVKGGKRFGFAALVVVGDQRGRVGFGKGKAKEVPEAIRKATEQAKRGLVRVPLRDGRTLHHDIEGRHGAGKVIMRTAVPGTGIIAGGPMRAVFEMLGVQDVVAKSQGSQNPYNMIRATIDGLKKESSPRSVATRRGKKVADILPQASTPTDKTADAVAVDA; this comes from the coding sequence ATGGCAGAACGTGACAACAATCGCCGGGGCGGTCGCAATGACCGCGAAGAGAACCCGGAATTCCAGGACCGCTTGGTTGCCATCAACCGCGTGTCCAAGACCGTCAAGGGCGGCAAGCGCTTTGGCTTCGCGGCTCTGGTCGTCGTGGGCGACCAGCGCGGCCGCGTCGGTTTCGGCAAGGGCAAGGCCAAGGAGGTCCCCGAGGCCATCCGCAAGGCGACCGAGCAGGCCAAGCGCGGTCTGGTCCGCGTGCCGCTGCGCGACGGCCGCACCCTGCACCATGACATCGAAGGCCGTCATGGCGCCGGCAAGGTGATCATGCGCACCGCCGTTCCGGGCACCGGCATCATCGCGGGCGGCCCGATGCGCGCCGTGTTCGAGATGCTGGGCGTGCAGGACGTCGTGGCCAAGTCGCAGGGGTCGCAGAACCCCTACAACATGATCCGCGCCACGATCGACGGCCTGAAGAAGGAATCGAGCCCCCGTTCGGTCGCGACCCGTCGCGGCAAGAAGGTGGCCGACATCCTGCCGCAGGCTTCCACTCCGACCGACAAGACGGCTGACGCCGTCGCCGTCGACGCGTAA
- the rplR gene encoding 50S ribosomal protein L18: MALKKQELFQKRRMRVRNKLRAMSNGRPRMSIHRSSKNIFVQVIDDLKGVTLASASTLEKDFGLVGKNNVEAAAKIGAAIAERAKAAGVEEVVFDRGGFIFHGKVKALADAAREGGLKF; this comes from the coding sequence ATGGCACTGAAAAAGCAAGAGCTGTTCCAGAAGCGCCGCATGCGTGTTCGGAACAAACTGCGGGCGATGTCGAACGGTCGTCCGCGCATGTCGATCCACCGGTCATCGAAGAACATCTTCGTTCAGGTCATCGACGACCTGAAGGGCGTGACCCTGGCCTCGGCCAGCACGCTGGAGAAGGACTTCGGCCTGGTCGGCAAGAACAACGTCGAGGCTGCGGCCAAGATCGGCGCCGCGATTGCCGAGCGTGCGAAAGCCGCCGGCGTCGAGGAGGTCGTGTTCGACCGTGGCGGCTTCATCTTCCACGGGAAGGTCAAGGCCCTGGCCGACGCCGCCCGCGAGGGTGGCCTCAAGTTCTGA
- the rplF gene encoding 50S ribosomal protein L6: protein MSRIGKKPVELPKGVTAEIKGQTIEVKGPKGARSFTATDDVDLVLEDGSVAVKPRGLSKRARQQWGMTRSMVENLTVGVSTGFKKELEIQGVGYRANMQGKDLKLALGYSHDVIFEVPEGVTVSAPKQTEIVVEGMDQQLVGQVAANIREWRKPEPYKGKGIRYKGEFVFRKEGKKK from the coding sequence ATGTCTCGTATTGGTAAGAAGCCGGTCGAACTGCCCAAGGGCGTGACGGCCGAGATCAAGGGTCAGACCATCGAAGTGAAGGGGCCGAAAGGCGCCCGCAGCTTCACGGCGACCGATGATGTGGATCTGGTGCTGGAAGACGGTTCCGTCGCGGTCAAGCCGCGCGGATTGTCCAAGCGCGCGCGCCAGCAGTGGGGGATGACCCGCTCGATGGTCGAGAATCTGACCGTGGGCGTGTCCACCGGGTTCAAGAAAGAGCTGGAAATCCAGGGTGTGGGTTACCGCGCCAACATGCAGGGCAAGGACCTGAAGTTGGCCCTGGGTTACTCGCATGACGTGATCTTCGAGGTTCCGGAAGGCGTGACCGTCTCGGCCCCGAAGCAGACCGAAATCGTTGTGGAAGGCATGGACCAGCAGCTTGTTGGCCAGGTCGCCGCGAACATCCGCGAGTGGCGCAAGCCCGAGCCCTACAAGGGCAAGGGCATCCGCTACAAGGGCGAGTTCGTCTTCCGCAAGGAAGGCAAGAAGAAGTAA
- the rpsH gene encoding 30S ribosomal protein S8, with amino-acid sequence MNDPLGDMLTRIRNAQMRGKSTVRTPASKLRAWVLDVLKNEGYIRGYEEVTTTEGHKELEIGLKYHDGSPVIRELSRVSKPGRRVYTGAKEIPQVRQGLGVSIVSTPKGVMSDAAARHANVGGEVLCTVF; translated from the coding sequence ATGAACGATCCTCTCGGCGATATGCTGACCCGCATCCGCAATGCGCAGATGCGCGGCAAATCGACCGTCCGCACCCCCGCCTCCAAGCTGCGCGCTTGGGTTTTGGACGTGCTCAAGAACGAAGGTTACATCCGCGGCTATGAGGAAGTGACCACGACCGAAGGCCACAAAGAGCTGGAAATCGGTCTGAAGTACCACGACGGCAGCCCGGTCATCCGGGAACTGTCGCGGGTCTCGAAGCCTGGTCGCCGGGTCTATACCGGCGCCAAGGAAATCCCGCAGGTCCGTCAAGGTCTGGGCGTCTCGATCGTCTCGACCCCGAAGGGCGTCATGTCGGATGCAGCGGCTCGCCACGCCAACGTCGGCGGCGAAGTCCTCTGCACCGTGTTCTAA
- the rpsN gene encoding 30S ribosomal protein S14, with product MAKKSMVEREKKRERLVQQYAAKRAELNEVIKDQSRPMEERFKATLKLAELPRNSSATRLHNRCQLTGRPHAYYRKLKLSRIMLRELGSLGQIPGLVKSSW from the coding sequence ATGGCAAAGAAATCCATGGTCGAGCGCGAGAAGAAGCGCGAACGTCTGGTCCAGCAGTACGCCGCAAAGCGTGCCGAGCTGAACGAGGTCATCAAGGACCAGTCCCGCCCGATGGAAGAGCGGTTCAAGGCCACGCTGAAGCTGGCCGAACTGCCGCGCAATTCGTCGGCCACGCGTCTGCACAACCGGTGCCAGCTTACCGGTCGTCCGCATGCGTATTACCGCAAACTGAAACTGTCGCGGATCATGCTGCGCGAGCTCGGCTCGCTCGGTCAGATCCCCGGCCTGGTCAAGTCCAGCTGGTAA
- the rplE gene encoding 50S ribosomal protein L5: MLDDAKYTPRLRAVFQETIKAALKEEFSYKNDMQIPRLDKIVLNMGVGEAVKDTKKVKQAADELSLIAGQKAVITHAKKSIAGFRVREEMPLGCKVTLRGDRMYEFLDRLINIALPRVRDFRGVKSSSFDGRGNYAMGLKEHIVFPEINFDKVDEVLGMDIIICTNAKTDAEAKSLLKHFNMPFTS; this comes from the coding sequence ATGCTGGACGACGCAAAATACACGCCCCGCCTGCGCGCGGTGTTCCAAGAGACGATCAAGGCCGCGCTGAAGGAAGAGTTCAGCTACAAGAACGACATGCAGATCCCGCGTCTGGACAAGATCGTCCTGAACATGGGTGTCGGCGAGGCCGTCAAGGACACCAAGAAGGTCAAGCAGGCCGCCGACGAGCTGTCGCTGATCGCCGGTCAGAAGGCCGTCATCACCCATGCCAAGAAGTCGATCGCCGGCTTCCGCGTGCGGGAGGAGATGCCTCTGGGCTGCAAGGTGACCCTGCGCGGCGACCGGATGTACGAATTCCTGGACCGCCTGATCAACATCGCCCTGCCCCGCGTCCGCGACTTCCGCGGCGTCAAGTCGTCGTCCTTCGACGGCCGTGGCAACTATGCGATGGGCCTGAAAGAACACATCGTGTTCCCGGAAATCAACTTCGACAAGGTCGACGAAGTTCTGGGGATGGACATCATCATCTGCACCAACGCGAAGACCGACGCGGAAGCGAAGTCGCTGTTGAAGCATTTCAACATGCCGTTCACCAGCTGA
- the rplX gene encoding 50S ribosomal protein L24: MAAKLKKGDKVVVLAGKDKGKQGEITAVMPKDNKAVVDGVNVAIRHTKQSQNSQGGRVAKAMPIDLSNLALMDKDGKATRVGFRMEDGGKVRFAKTTGDVI; the protein is encoded by the coding sequence ATGGCTGCCAAGCTGAAAAAAGGCGACAAGGTCGTCGTGCTGGCCGGCAAGGACAAGGGCAAGCAGGGTGAGATCACCGCTGTCATGCCCAAGGACAACAAGGCCGTCGTCGACGGCGTGAACGTTGCCATCCGCCACACCAAGCAGTCCCAGAACAGCCAAGGCGGCCGCGTGGCGAAAGCCATGCCGATCGACCTGTCGAACCTGGCGCTGATGGACAAGGACGGCAAGGCCACCCGCGTCGGCTTCCGCATGGAAGACGGCGGCAAGGTCCGCTTTGCCAAGACCACGGGAGACGTGATCTGA
- the rplN gene encoding 50S ribosomal protein L14: MIQMQTNLDVADNSGARRVQCIKVLGGSHRRYASVGDIIVVSVKEAIPRGRVKKGDVRKAVVVRTAKEVNREDGTSIRFDRNAAVILNNQGEPVGTRIFGPVVRELRAKNFMKIISLAPEVL, from the coding sequence ATGATCCAGATGCAGACCAATCTGGATGTTGCTGATAACTCGGGCGCTCGCCGGGTTCAGTGCATCAAGGTCCTGGGTGGTTCGCACCGTCGCTATGCGTCGGTGGGCGACATCATCGTCGTGTCCGTGAAGGAAGCCATCCCTCGGGGCCGGGTGAAGAAGGGGGACGTCCGCAAGGCCGTCGTCGTTCGCACCGCCAAGGAAGTGAACCGTGAAGACGGCACCTCCATCCGCTTCGACCGCAACGCCGCCGTCATCCTGAACAATCAGGGCGAGCCGGTCGGCACCCGCATCTTCGGGCCGGTCGTGCGCGAACTGCGCGCGAAGAACTTCATGAAGATCATCTCGCTTGCGCCGGAGGTGCTGTAA
- the rpsQ gene encoding 30S ribosomal protein S17, giving the protein MPKRILQGRVTSDKNEQTITVSVERRFKHPVLHKIVRSSKKYRAHDAQNQFKIGDLVRIVECAPISKTKRWTVLTDEAASA; this is encoded by the coding sequence ATGCCCAAACGCATTCTGCAAGGCCGCGTCACCAGCGACAAGAACGAACAGACGATCACCGTCTCTGTCGAGCGCCGCTTCAAGCATCCCGTGCTGCACAAGATCGTGCGCTCGTCGAAGAAATACCGCGCGCATGACGCGCAGAACCAGTTCAAGATCGGGGACCTCGTTCGCATCGTCGAATGCGCCCCGATCTCGAAGACGAAACGCTGGACTGTCCTGACGGACGAAGCGGCTTCGGCCTAA
- the rpmC gene encoding 50S ribosomal protein L29, with protein MDAKELLTKTPDQLKDQLVALKKEAFNLRFQQATGQLESTARMRVVRRDVARVKTILNQKAADAAASN; from the coding sequence ATGGACGCCAAAGAATTGCTGACGAAGACGCCCGACCAGCTGAAGGATCAGCTGGTTGCGCTGAAGAAAGAGGCCTTCAACCTGCGTTTCCAGCAGGCGACCGGCCAGCTTGAAAGCACCGCCCGCATGCGTGTCGTCCGTCGCGACGTTGCCCGTGTGAAGACGATTCTGAACCAGAAAGCGGCAGACGCCGCGGCCTCGAACTAA